The following proteins are co-located in the Microplitis demolitor isolate Queensland-Clemson2020A chromosome 3, iyMicDemo2.1a, whole genome shotgun sequence genome:
- the LOC103572656 gene encoding translocon-associated protein subunit beta, whose amino-acid sequence MQSVSTLSRMKFQIFYLAIAILWVTISAEEEQQQPEAARLLVSKYIFNKYLVENMDIIVKYTVYNVGSVAALEVEITDNSFHPDHFNHVSGELNARIDRVPPGSNVSHTVVVRPRKFGYFNFTSAEVLYRRTEDASRLQVAVSSAPGEGLIVSYRDYAKKFSSHVIDWIAFAVMTLPSLAIPFALWYSSKTKYEKLSKNTKKH is encoded by the exons ATGCAAAGTGTATCCACGTTGAGCAg aatgaagtttcaaattttttatttggctATTGCCATTTTATGGGTAACAATTAGTGCTGAAGAAGAACAACAACAACCAGAAGCCGCACGATTATTAgtgtcaaaatatatttttaacaaataccTTGTAGAAAACATGGATATTATTGTTAAG tatACTGTATATAATGTTGGTAGTGTAGCTGCATTAGAAGTTGAAATAACAGATAATTCATTCCATCCCGATCACTTTAATCACGTTAGTGGTGAATTAAATGCACGAATTGATCGTGTACCACCTGGTAGCAACGTATCTCATACTGTAGTCGTTAGGCCCAGGAAATTTGGATATTTTAACTTTACATCTGCTGAAGTTTTATACAGACGTACCGAAGATGCTTCAAGACTTCAAGTTGCAGTAAGCAGTGCCCCAGGCGAAGGCCTTATTGTATCTTACAGAGATTATGCTAAAAAATTCTCATCTCATGTT atTGATTGGATTGCATTTGCTGTTATGACATTACCTTCATTAGCTATTCCGTTTGCTCTCTGGTACTCAAGTAAAACGAAGTAtgaaaaactttcaaaaaatactaaaaagcattaa